One window of Bacillus sp. THAF10 genomic DNA carries:
- the menG gene encoding demethylmenaquinone methyltransferase, whose protein sequence is MQQPSKEERVHRVFEKIYKNYDQMNSVISFQRHIAWRKDTMRRMNVQKGASALDVCCGTGDWAISMAEAVGSNGKVTGLDFSENMLSIGKEKVKKLGMENLELVHGNAMALPFEDDSFDYVTIGFGLRNVPDYYQVLKEMYRVVKPGGQVVCLETSQPTMPIFRQVYFLYFGYMMPFLGKVFAKSYKEYAWLHESAKDFPGMKELKEMFEEVGFRPVDVKAYTGGVAAMHLGVKPKN, encoded by the coding sequence ATGCAACAACCATCAAAGGAAGAAAGAGTTCATCGTGTTTTTGAAAAAATATATAAAAATTATGATCAAATGAATTCTGTCATTAGTTTTCAGCGTCATATCGCATGGCGTAAAGACACGATGAGACGAATGAATGTTCAAAAGGGTGCAAGCGCTTTAGATGTCTGCTGTGGCACAGGTGATTGGGCAATATCTATGGCAGAAGCTGTTGGATCAAACGGAAAAGTCACTGGACTAGACTTTAGTGAAAATATGCTCTCTATTGGGAAAGAAAAAGTGAAAAAACTCGGAATGGAAAACCTCGAATTAGTGCACGGCAATGCGATGGCTCTTCCATTTGAAGATGATTCGTTCGACTATGTTACCATTGGTTTTGGACTTAGGAATGTTCCAGACTACTATCAGGTATTAAAAGAAATGTACCGAGTCGTAAAGCCAGGAGGACAAGTCGTATGCCTAGAGACTTCCCAACCGACAATGCCTATTTTCAGGCAAGTATATTTTTTGTATTTTGGTTACATGATGCCTTTTTTGGGAAAGGTCTTTGCAAAAAGCTACAAAGAATATGCATGGCTACATGAATCTGCAAAGGATTTTCCAGGTATGAAAGAACTAAAGGAAATGTTTGAAGAAGTAGGTTTCCGTCCAGTAGATGTCAAGGCTTATACAGGTGGAGTTGCTGCCATGCATTTAGGAGTAAAACCTAAAAATTAA
- a CDS encoding heptaprenyl diphosphate synthase component 1, with the protein MSHIHILSIKEKLHSLITHPYLIKHIEYPIVDDDKLLLLYSILEEIDMPQDKKEQYILSTMLVQIALDTHDMVANSKANQLEEDQVINQQLTVLAGDYYSGLYYRLLAEVNDVSMIKTLAHAIKQINEHKIAYYQKDLEGMEILMESITKIESSLIESVSCYFSNVLLKDLSANFLLLKRLILERNLFCKENSSFLFETIRRISFAKGEKQEISKDQDTYLLYMLDRYIEHISKTINALMKSLPNKNKLLETRIEELFFEVPFSSKKYVEEG; encoded by the coding sequence GTGAGTCATATACATATTTTATCTATAAAAGAAAAGCTGCATAGCTTAATTACACATCCATACTTAATAAAACATATTGAATATCCAATCGTTGATGATGACAAGCTCTTGCTTCTTTATTCCATCCTGGAGGAGATTGATATGCCACAGGATAAGAAGGAGCAATACATACTTTCTACGATGCTTGTTCAAATCGCCCTTGATACTCATGATATGGTAGCAAATTCAAAGGCCAATCAGCTGGAAGAGGATCAAGTGATCAATCAACAATTGACTGTTCTAGCAGGAGATTATTATAGTGGTCTTTACTACAGACTACTTGCAGAGGTAAATGATGTTTCGATGATTAAAACATTGGCTCACGCCATAAAACAAATCAATGAACATAAAATTGCTTATTACCAAAAGGATTTAGAAGGCATGGAGATCTTAATGGAAAGCATCACAAAAATTGAGTCCTCCCTTATAGAATCGGTATCATGTTATTTCTCTAATGTTCTATTAAAAGATTTGAGTGCAAACTTCTTGTTGTTAAAGCGCTTAATATTGGAGAGGAACCTTTTTTGCAAAGAGAATTCCTCGTTTCTCTTTGAAACGATAAGGAGAATCTCATTTGCCAAAGGAGAGAAACAAGAAATCTCCAAAGACCAGGATACGTATTTGCTTTATATGTTGGACAGGTACATCGAGCATATTAGTAAAACGATAAATGCTCTGATGAAATCCTTGCCGAATAAAAATAAACTATTGGAAACAAGAATAGAAGAATTATTCTTTGAAGTACCATTCTCGTCTAAAAAGTATGTGGAAGAAGGGTAA
- the mtrB gene encoding trp RNA-binding attenuation protein MtrB: MSQTNSNDFIVIKAKEDGVSVIGLTRGTDTRFHHSEKLDKGEIMIAQFTEHTSAIKIRGKALIQSSHGEMETD, translated from the coding sequence ATGAGTCAGACAAACTCAAACGATTTTATTGTGATAAAAGCAAAAGAAGACGGGGTGAGCGTTATTGGTTTAACTCGTGGCACAGACACCAGGTTTCATCATTCCGAAAAGCTTGATAAAGGAGAGATAATGATCGCCCAGTTCACAGAACATACCTCAGCAATTAAAATCAGAGGAAAAGCGCTCATTCAATCTTCCCACGGTGAAATGGAAACAGACTAA
- the hepT gene encoding heptaprenyl diphosphate synthase component II: MKLKMMYSFLNNDLQVIEDELVSTIQSERALLQEASMHLLQAGGKRIRPVFVLLAAKLGDYNIQKVKDVAVALELIHMASLVHDDVIDDAEIRRGKPTIKSKWDNRIAMYTGDYIFARSLELMTNVESIEAHRILSNTIVELCKGEIEQIRDKYNYDQDLRTYLRRIKRKTAILIAVSCQLGAIAANVPEDVHKRLYWFGYYVGMSFQITDDILDFTSTEKELGKPAGSDLLQGNVTLPALYAMENKKLNQKIRQVNESTSPEEIKEIIKDIKESDGISRSFALSDRYLQKAFLELEMLPAGVAKRTFNNIAKYIGKRKY, from the coding sequence ATGAAATTAAAGATGATGTATTCTTTTTTAAATAATGATTTGCAAGTTATTGAAGATGAATTGGTTTCCACCATTCAGTCTGAAAGAGCATTACTGCAAGAGGCGTCTATGCACTTGCTGCAAGCTGGAGGGAAAAGAATCCGTCCTGTTTTTGTATTGCTTGCAGCGAAGCTAGGTGACTATAATATCCAAAAGGTAAAAGATGTTGCTGTTGCACTCGAACTGATTCACATGGCTTCTTTAGTGCATGATGATGTTATTGATGATGCGGAAATTAGACGAGGAAAACCAACGATAAAATCCAAATGGGATAACCGAATTGCAATGTATACGGGCGATTATATTTTTGCCCGTTCGCTCGAATTAATGACCAATGTGGAGAGCATCGAAGCTCACCGTATTTTATCAAACACCATTGTGGAACTATGCAAAGGTGAGATTGAACAAATTAGAGATAAATACAATTATGATCAAGACCTCCGTACCTACCTTCGTAGAATCAAAAGAAAAACCGCCATCCTTATTGCTGTAAGTTGTCAGCTGGGAGCAATCGCAGCAAATGTTCCCGAAGATGTGCATAAAAGACTTTACTGGTTCGGATATTACGTAGGGATGTCCTTTCAAATTACCGACGATATTTTAGATTTTACTTCCACCGAAAAAGAGTTAGGCAAGCCAGCCGGAAGTGATCTCCTTCAAGGAAATGTGACATTACCAGCTTTATATGCGATGGAGAACAAAAAGTTAAATCAAAAAATTCGTCAAGTCAATGAAAGTACATCTCCAGAAGAGATAAAAGAAATTATTAAAGATATTAAGGAGTCAGATGGTATTTCTCGGTCTTTTGCCCTTAGTGACCGTTATCTTCAAAAGGCATTCTTAGAGCTTGAGATGCTCCCAGCAGGAGTTGCCAAAAGAACGTTTAATAATATTGCCAAATATATCGGAAAACGGAAATATTAG
- the ndk gene encoding nucleoside-diphosphate kinase translates to MEKTFLMVKPDGVQRNLIGEIVSRFEKKGFQLVGAKLMQIPTELAEEHYGEHKERPFFGELVDFITSGPVFAMVWQGENVIATARQMMGATNPKDAAPGTIRGEYAVIVGKNIIHGSDSPESAEREIGLFFNGEGIVEYKRDIDSWVN, encoded by the coding sequence ATGGAAAAAACATTTTTAATGGTGAAGCCTGATGGCGTACAACGTAACTTAATCGGGGAGATTGTTTCTCGTTTTGAAAAAAAAGGCTTTCAACTTGTTGGGGCAAAATTAATGCAAATCCCTACAGAACTTGCAGAAGAGCATTACGGTGAACATAAAGAGCGTCCGTTCTTTGGAGAGCTTGTAGATTTCATCACTTCTGGTCCTGTATTCGCTATGGTTTGGCAAGGTGAAAATGTAATCGCTACCGCGCGTCAAATGATGGGCGCTACAAACCCTAAAGATGCAGCACCTGGAACCATTCGTGGTGAATATGCTGTTATCGTTGGAAAGAACATTATTCATGGTTCTGATTCTCCAGAGAGTGCAGAGCGTGAAATTGGTCTTTTCTTCAACGGCGAAGGTATTGTAGAATACAAACGTGACATTGATAGCTGGGTAAACTAA